Proteins encoded in a region of the Moritella marina ATCC 15381 genome:
- a CDS encoding TetR/AcrR family transcriptional regulator, producing MDHNDTEDDNNGEIEVRNIGRPTKSSDSNIRQHLMTVAFDLFANHEYNQVSTRKVAAAANTTPAMIRYYFQNKEGLFHAAMSQYRQPMLDIFKRYVAKPQVQHLHDIFALYYTTMQENKSLHNIVRRNMTSNDNPQIKAHIIQEGPQQSFKLIKSMFIKLQAKGDIKPELDPEILTVQMLSLCIFPCAFKPLIQQLTTTAIDTQFYRQLAQQNFTLLVNSITTEQYHEEI from the coding sequence ATGGATCACAATGATACTGAAGATGATAACAACGGCGAAATCGAAGTTCGTAATATCGGCAGACCAACAAAATCTTCCGACAGCAATATTCGCCAACATCTAATGACAGTGGCATTTGATCTCTTTGCCAACCATGAATATAACCAAGTCAGCACCCGAAAAGTGGCTGCGGCAGCCAATACCACACCAGCGATGATCCGTTATTACTTTCAAAATAAAGAAGGTTTATTTCACGCTGCCATGTCGCAATACCGTCAGCCAATGTTAGATATTTTTAAACGTTATGTTGCTAAACCACAAGTACAGCACCTGCATGATATTTTTGCGCTTTACTACACCACCATGCAAGAAAATAAAAGCTTACACAATATCGTCAGACGTAATATGACCAGCAATGATAATCCGCAAATTAAAGCACATATCATTCAAGAAGGGCCGCAACAGTCCTTCAAGTTGATTAAAAGCATGTTCATCAAACTACAAGCCAAGGGTGACATCAAACCCGAACTTGATCCGGAAATATTAACCGTACAAATGCTCAGTTTATGCATCTTTCCTTGTGCATTTAAGCCTTTGATCCAACAATTAACTACAACAGCTATCGACACGCAATTTTACCGTCAGCTAGCACAACAAAATTTCACTTTATTAGTCAACTCAATCACTACGGAGCAATACCATGAAGAAATCTAA
- a CDS encoding MmcQ/YjbR family DNA-binding protein has translation MTYDEFNKFCGSLSASTYVMQWNNSHVWKIGGKVFAIGGLGKDKQPAFIFKTSELNFDFLSDLAGYKPAPYFASRGMKWIQHYESKIATDEELSYYIKESYRIVSLGLTKTLQKQLGLNQ, from the coding sequence ATGACTTACGATGAATTCAATAAATTTTGTGGATCACTATCAGCTAGTACCTATGTGATGCAATGGAACAATTCACATGTGTGGAAGATTGGCGGCAAGGTGTTCGCGATTGGTGGTTTGGGCAAAGATAAACAACCCGCGTTCATTTTTAAAACCTCCGAGCTTAACTTTGATTTTTTAAGTGATCTCGCCGGTTATAAACCAGCCCCCTACTTTGCTTCTCGTGGCATGAAATGGATTCAGCACTACGAAAGCAAAATAGCAACGGATGAGGAGTTAAGCTATTACATTAAAGAGTCTTATCGCATCGTGTCGTTAGGGCTTACTAAGACGCTGCAAAAACAACTCGGCTTAAATCAGTAA
- a CDS encoding Lrp/AsnC family transcriptional regulator, translating into MDRFDDRILRELKLNGRLSNVELAERIGLSASATLRRVQELERSDVIQGYRAVFNAKKLGIGFIAYVTIGLSSHSKASQRSFEDSIMEASQVTECHNVTGSSEYLLRVETEDLTSYKRFHSGVLGEIPQVYSITTLVVMDTPKDERT; encoded by the coding sequence ATGGATAGGTTTGACGACAGGATCTTGCGTGAGCTTAAATTAAACGGCAGATTGTCCAATGTGGAGCTTGCTGAACGTATCGGGTTATCAGCGTCAGCCACACTCCGCCGTGTGCAAGAATTGGAACGCAGTGATGTTATCCAAGGTTATCGTGCAGTGTTTAATGCCAAAAAATTGGGTATTGGTTTTATTGCTTATGTCACGATCGGTTTATCAAGCCACAGTAAGGCATCACAACGCAGCTTCGAAGACAGTATTATGGAGGCAAGCCAAGTGACCGAGTGTCATAACGTCACGGGCTCTAGTGAATATTTACTGCGAGTAGAGACGGAAGATTTAACGTCTTATAAACGCTTTCACTCCGGTGTACTTGGCGAGATCCCGCAAGTCTATTCCATCACAACCTTGGTGGTAATGGACACGCCCAAAGATGAAAGGACTTAA
- a CDS encoding alkene reductase, with the protein MKNALFQTIQLGKLTLKNRIVMPPMTRSRASQPGNVANQMMAEYYAQRASAGLIIAEGTQISPMGQGYAWTPGIYSSAQIAGWKKVTDAVHAKGGTIFAQLWHVGRVTHPDNIGGMQPISSSAMKAENVKVFIDNGTDEAGFVDVVEPREMTKTDIKHVVAEYRQAALNAIEAGFDGIELHAANGYLINQFIDSEANNRTDEYGGCIENRLRFMSEVIAAMADAIGADRIGVRLAPFTSLNGTVDATPVASYTSAAAVLNNHKVAYIHIAEVDWDDAPETPVAFKLSVRAVYHGVIIYAGRYNDEKGAKAIKSGVMDMVGFGRPFIANPDLPNRIKNNYPLATHNPDTLFGGAEAGLIDYPEYTAS; encoded by the coding sequence ATGAAAAACGCACTATTTCAAACAATCCAACTTGGTAAGCTTACGTTAAAAAACCGCATCGTAATGCCACCAATGACGCGTTCTCGTGCCAGTCAACCAGGTAATGTAGCGAATCAAATGATGGCTGAATATTACGCCCAGCGTGCTTCAGCAGGTCTGATTATCGCAGAAGGCACACAAATTTCACCTATGGGCCAAGGTTATGCTTGGACCCCTGGTATCTATTCTTCAGCACAAATTGCGGGCTGGAAAAAAGTAACAGATGCCGTGCACGCTAAAGGCGGGACTATTTTTGCGCAATTGTGGCATGTAGGTCGCGTAACACATCCAGACAATATTGGCGGTATGCAACCAATTTCGTCTTCAGCGATGAAAGCTGAAAATGTAAAAGTATTCATTGATAACGGCACTGATGAAGCTGGTTTTGTTGATGTAGTTGAACCGCGCGAGATGACTAAAACAGACATTAAACATGTTGTTGCTGAATATCGTCAAGCGGCATTAAACGCGATTGAAGCAGGTTTTGACGGTATTGAATTACACGCGGCTAACGGTTATTTGATTAACCAGTTTATTGACTCTGAAGCGAATAACCGTACCGATGAATACGGCGGTTGTATTGAAAACCGTTTACGATTTATGAGTGAAGTGATTGCTGCAATGGCTGACGCGATTGGCGCAGACCGTATTGGTGTACGTCTTGCACCGTTTACTTCATTGAACGGTACTGTGGATGCAACACCTGTGGCAAGTTATACCTCAGCGGCAGCTGTGTTAAATAACCACAAGGTTGCTTATATCCATATTGCAGAAGTCGATTGGGATGATGCACCAGAAACACCGGTGGCATTTAAATTGTCTGTACGCGCGGTATATCACGGGGTGATTATCTATGCAGGTCGTTATAACGATGAAAAAGGCGCTAAAGCGATTAAATCTGGAGTCATGGATATGGTTGGTTTTGGTCGTCCTTTTATTGCTAACCCTGATCTGCCAAATCGCATTAAAAATAACTACCCATTAGCCACGCACAACCCTGACACCTTGTTTGGTGGTGCCGAAGCTGGTCTGATCGATTATCCTGAATACACGGCGAGTTAA
- a CDS encoding methyl-accepting chemotaxis protein, with the protein MLKNLGFKKLIILSVITLLTAILLVANIISYNIIKSKTIEDVNLLSTSIVSYEANKIENWFTDKTKALNVINQKYKSNSLGDDYVTIARLVKETNGFGGVFFAFDDGVTYSTAQDPSWVNGVAITARYDARQRPWYNLGKNAATFDISDVYNDAGTGLPVISLVRNMGNGVLLGDIDLSILEETVKNVNYPGSVTAIMDSDGNALASNSATLRTGVNFNDVGMGNVKTGMLSGRLNTTAYTLGGVDKLAFTQEITLINGKSWYLFIGVDKSVAYAEVDEALETSIVVSIVMLAIGLFLTVTVMNIVYRPIMSLKEVVTDLSKGNGDLTRRLPIESNDDLGDISAGINTFIMNLQTLMLEIDNSSQHIAESVGKLEQQTTTNNQVLEAHSIETDQIAAAVEEMSATANDVASNAEEASQFTDAMNKQVGTSKVTVTATTSTVSKLVENVENSSKSIEDIEKDTQAITKVLNVIGAIAEQTNLLALNAAIEAARAGEQGRGFAVVADEVRALAARTQVSTAEIKETLDALTAGSSSAILAMNMTQTTCQEAAESTYVVAADLDHIATSVTQINDLNTQIATAAEEQSSVSLEVTRNMTAIREMAQELAINGQSTAQESVNVAVANEQLKSIVGQFKLR; encoded by the coding sequence ATGCTAAAAAACTTAGGTTTCAAAAAACTCATCATATTGTCGGTAATTACCTTACTGACCGCTATTTTACTTGTTGCAAATATAATCTCTTATAACATCATTAAATCTAAAACCATTGAAGATGTAAATTTACTATCTACTTCAATCGTTAGCTATGAAGCCAATAAAATTGAAAATTGGTTCACCGATAAAACCAAAGCATTAAATGTGATTAACCAAAAGTATAAGTCTAATAGCCTAGGTGATGATTACGTCACGATTGCACGATTGGTAAAAGAAACCAATGGTTTTGGAGGTGTATTTTTTGCTTTTGATGATGGTGTTACTTACTCCACAGCGCAAGACCCAAGCTGGGTTAATGGCGTCGCTATTACAGCGCGTTATGATGCCCGTCAACGTCCTTGGTATAACTTAGGTAAAAATGCAGCCACCTTCGATATTTCCGATGTGTATAACGATGCTGGCACAGGTCTGCCGGTTATCTCTCTTGTGCGCAATATGGGAAATGGGGTGTTATTGGGGGATATTGATTTAAGTATCCTTGAAGAAACCGTCAAAAATGTTAACTACCCAGGTTCTGTTACCGCGATCATGGATAGCGATGGTAATGCATTAGCCTCTAATTCAGCGACATTGAGAACAGGCGTCAACTTTAATGATGTTGGTATGGGCAATGTGAAAACCGGTATGTTAAGTGGCCGCTTGAACACGACGGCTTATACCTTGGGCGGTGTTGATAAACTTGCCTTTACGCAAGAGATCACCCTGATTAATGGCAAAAGTTGGTATTTATTCATTGGTGTTGATAAATCAGTTGCTTATGCAGAAGTTGATGAGGCATTAGAAACGTCGATTGTGGTATCTATTGTTATGCTTGCAATCGGCTTATTCTTGACTGTGACGGTAATGAATATCGTTTATCGTCCAATTATGTCGTTGAAAGAAGTGGTGACGGATTTATCTAAAGGTAATGGTGATTTAACACGTCGTTTACCGATTGAGAGCAATGATGATTTAGGTGATATATCGGCAGGTATTAATACTTTTATTATGAACCTGCAAACCCTGATGTTAGAGATCGATAATTCTTCACAGCATATTGCTGAAAGTGTTGGCAAGTTAGAGCAACAAACCACAACGAACAACCAAGTATTAGAAGCGCATTCCATTGAAACGGACCAAATCGCCGCGGCAGTTGAAGAAATGAGTGCAACGGCCAATGATGTTGCCAGTAATGCGGAAGAAGCGTCGCAGTTTACTGATGCGATGAATAAGCAGGTGGGTACGTCGAAAGTAACTGTCACAGCGACCACCTCAACGGTATCTAAACTGGTTGAGAATGTAGAAAACTCATCAAAAAGTATCGAAGACATTGAGAAAGATACGCAAGCCATCACTAAAGTACTGAATGTGATTGGTGCGATTGCTGAACAAACGAATCTACTGGCACTTAACGCGGCAATTGAAGCAGCCCGAGCGGGCGAGCAAGGTCGTGGTTTTGCTGTGGTAGCTGACGAAGTACGAGCTCTGGCAGCGAGAACACAAGTGAGCACGGCGGAAATTAAAGAGACGTTGGATGCTTTAACAGCAGGCTCAAGTTCTGCAATTCTAGCGATGAATATGACGCAAACAACTTGCCAAGAAGCTGCAGAAAGTACGTATGTAGTTGCGGCAGATTTGGATCATATTGCTACTTCTGTTACGCAAATTAATGATTTAAATACGCAAATTGCAACCGCAGCGGAAGAGCAGAGTAGTGTGTCGCTGGAAGTGACGCGCAACATGACGGCGATCCGTGAAATGGCGCAAGAGTTAGCGATAAATGGTCAATCTACCGCGCAAGAATCGGTAAATGTAGCTGTCGCAAACGAGCAACTGAAATCAATCGTAGGACAGTTTAAACTAAGATAA
- a CDS encoding LysE family translocator has protein sequence MEYQQLIALMTFALVSTVSPGPNNIMLMTSGANVGFMRTIPHMLGIIFGFSLMVILVGFGLMGLFSSYPAVQQGLRIVSIFYLLYLAIKIATSKSMSSAAADYKPMSFLAAASFQWVNPKAWTMVLTAISVYAASTELQDILLVSLVFALITVPSVGLWTAAGKKLQSGLQVPHRIKLFNYSMAGLLVFSIVPMI, from the coding sequence ATGGAATATCAACAACTTATAGCACTTATGACCTTTGCCCTTGTTTCAACCGTCTCACCGGGACCAAACAATATTATGCTGATGACCTCGGGCGCCAATGTTGGCTTTATGCGCACGATCCCACACATGTTAGGCATTATTTTTGGTTTCAGTCTGATGGTGATATTGGTTGGTTTTGGCTTGATGGGGTTATTCAGTAGTTACCCTGCTGTGCAGCAAGGTTTACGCATTGTCAGTATTTTTTATCTGCTGTATTTAGCGATTAAGATCGCCACCAGCAAATCCATGAGCAGTGCTGCAGCTGATTATAAACCGATGTCATTTCTGGCAGCCGCGAGCTTTCAGTGGGTAAACCCGAAAGCCTGGACTATGGTTCTTACGGCAATAAGCGTGTATGCAGCCTCTACTGAGCTACAAGATATCCTACTGGTATCGCTAGTATTTGCACTTATTACTGTACCATCAGTTGGTTTGTGGACGGCGGCAGGAAAGAAATTACAAAGCGGCTTACAAGTACCACACCGCATTAAACTGTTTAACTACAGCATGGCGGGCTTGTTGGTATTTTCAATTGTACCGATGATTTAA
- a CDS encoding uracil-xanthine permease family protein has protein sequence MEGNNCDLLYGLHDRPEPLKALFAAFQHILASFVGITTPALIIGGVLGLGSELPYLISMALFVSGVGTFLQARRVGPIGSGLLCVQGTSFAFLSAVLAAGFIVKNRGGSPEDILAMIFGVCFVASFVEIALSRFIHKLQHIITPVVTGIVITTIGLSLIKVGMTDIAGGFGNEHIGDSKYLIVGAITLSTIILINRSSNQVLRLSGIMIGMVVGYIAAYFMGMVNSDIADVPMISVPSPFKYGFDFELAAFIPVAIISIVTAIETTGDLTANSMVSNEPTRGPVYIERIKGGVLGDGINSCLASIFGSFPMSTFSQNNGVIQLTGVASRYVAFYIGGLFVLLGLFPVIGAVLQTLPKPVLGGATLVMFGTVASAGIRILATADLDRRDLLIMAVSFGLGLGVVAVPEVTSSFSPLFKSIFSSSVTVSGLSAILMSLILPCKRKIAEDEAVLKVTTDITEDVVSEAASTVAKPKSVTV, from the coding sequence ATGGAAGGCAATAACTGTGATTTGTTGTATGGACTACACGATCGCCCCGAACCACTAAAAGCGTTGTTTGCTGCTTTTCAGCATATTTTAGCCAGTTTTGTGGGTATTACTACGCCAGCGTTGATTATTGGCGGTGTTCTTGGATTAGGCAGTGAATTACCTTATCTGATTTCCATGGCGTTATTTGTGTCAGGAGTAGGAACTTTTCTACAAGCTCGACGTGTTGGACCGATTGGTTCAGGTCTGCTTTGTGTACAAGGTACGAGCTTTGCTTTTTTAAGCGCGGTACTGGCTGCTGGTTTTATTGTTAAAAACCGTGGCGGTAGTCCAGAAGATATTTTAGCGATGATCTTTGGTGTCTGCTTTGTTGCCTCTTTTGTGGAAATCGCACTAAGCCGTTTTATCCATAAACTACAGCATATTATTACGCCAGTGGTTACAGGTATTGTTATTACCACGATTGGCCTATCTTTGATTAAAGTGGGGATGACCGATATCGCCGGTGGTTTTGGCAATGAACATATTGGCGATTCAAAATACCTTATTGTTGGTGCAATTACCTTAAGCACCATCATCCTCATTAATCGTTCAAGTAACCAGGTATTACGTCTTTCCGGCATCATGATTGGGATGGTGGTGGGTTATATTGCGGCTTATTTTATGGGCATGGTTAACAGTGATATTGCAGATGTACCTATGATATCGGTACCGTCGCCGTTTAAATATGGGTTTGATTTTGAGCTAGCGGCGTTTATTCCTGTGGCGATCATTTCTATTGTCACCGCTATCGAAACAACGGGTGATTTAACCGCTAACTCGATGGTATCGAATGAACCGACGCGTGGGCCTGTTTATATCGAACGTATCAAAGGCGGTGTGTTAGGAGATGGTATAAACTCTTGCTTAGCGTCTATTTTTGGTAGTTTTCCAATGTCGACTTTTAGCCAAAACAACGGTGTTATTCAGTTAACAGGTGTCGCAAGTCGTTATGTCGCTTTTTATATTGGTGGTCTGTTTGTGTTACTGGGCTTATTTCCGGTTATCGGTGCGGTATTGCAAACATTACCTAAACCGGTATTAGGCGGCGCGACGTTGGTGATGTTTGGTACTGTTGCCTCTGCGGGTATTCGTATTTTAGCCACTGCTGATCTCGACCGTCGCGACTTGCTTATCATGGCCGTTTCGTTTGGTCTTGGCTTAGGTGTTGTCGCTGTGCCTGAAGTAACAAGTTCATTTTCACCCTTGTTTAAGAGTATCTTTAGTTCTTCTGTTACCGTGTCTGGATTGTCAGCTATTTTGATGAGCTTGATCTTGCCATGTAAACGCAAAATAGCAGAAGATGAGGCTGTATTAAAAGTAACAACAGATATTACAGAAGACGTAGTATCTGAGGCTGCATCAACGGTGGCTAAGCCAAAAAGCGTCACAGTGTAA
- a CDS encoding efflux RND transporter periplasmic adaptor subunit: MKKSKLLWLPIGVAAGLGIMAINNAIMKKDVLLEVIEPAQSVYVSQIQTQRIAPAVKGYGNVVAKNKWQGITEVSGKVIYKNERLQRGTFINAGVELLRIDPASYQLNLITAQANLDNINSEVEKLDIEEQRLTRSYQVEKKTLALEEKEYQRNIKLNKKGTISASSLEQQERVLYNTQLQLNDLKAQVNQLPARQKALEAQIAQAQSQVDQAQLDLENTIITMPFDGRIIDVSAELQQFVSTGASLMLAHDVSKLEVEAKMPTSQLSRLIHSLKQDQEILDNLNAVPDIAIANLTAQITLRNSSSETHWQGKVTRILGEIDARLGTAGLVVEADFDFLEFIKRNDPTASPIISGMFVEVTVNGQAQQHLTVPLQALHNNRLYLVDEENRLQLQEVEVLFIRDQVAAIKAKGLKANALDTSVLKAGQQIVLSDIIPVASGLKLTPVVWAEDK, from the coding sequence ATGAAGAAATCTAAACTACTGTGGCTACCTATCGGCGTTGCTGCAGGGTTGGGTATCATGGCGATCAATAATGCCATCATGAAAAAGGACGTTTTATTAGAAGTGATTGAGCCAGCACAAAGCGTATATGTCAGCCAGATACAAACCCAGCGCATAGCCCCAGCTGTAAAAGGCTATGGCAATGTTGTGGCTAAAAATAAGTGGCAAGGGATCACCGAAGTCAGCGGTAAAGTGATTTACAAAAATGAACGTTTACAGCGTGGTACCTTTATTAATGCTGGCGTAGAACTGCTGCGTATTGACCCAGCTTCTTATCAGTTAAACCTCATCACCGCACAAGCGAACTTAGACAATATAAACTCTGAAGTTGAAAAACTCGATATTGAAGAACAACGTCTAACACGTTCATACCAAGTCGAAAAGAAAACCTTGGCGCTAGAAGAAAAAGAATACCAACGTAATATTAAACTCAACAAAAAAGGCACCATATCAGCATCGAGTTTAGAACAACAAGAGCGGGTGCTATACAATACTCAGCTACAGCTAAATGATTTAAAAGCCCAAGTAAACCAACTACCAGCGCGTCAAAAAGCCCTAGAAGCACAAATAGCCCAAGCACAGAGTCAAGTTGATCAAGCACAATTGGATTTAGAAAACACCATTATTACTATGCCATTTGATGGTCGTATTATTGATGTGAGTGCCGAACTGCAACAGTTTGTATCTACAGGCGCTAGCCTCATGCTGGCACATGATGTATCAAAGTTAGAAGTCGAAGCAAAAATGCCCACCAGCCAATTAAGCCGTTTAATCCACAGCTTAAAGCAAGACCAAGAAATACTCGATAACCTCAACGCAGTACCCGATATTGCCATTGCCAACTTAACGGCACAAATCACCTTGCGTAACTCGTCATCAGAAACCCATTGGCAAGGCAAGGTAACCCGGATTTTAGGGGAAATTGATGCGCGCTTAGGCACAGCTGGATTAGTGGTAGAAGCTGACTTTGATTTCCTTGAATTCATTAAACGTAACGATCCTACTGCCAGCCCTATTATCTCCGGTATGTTTGTTGAAGTAACCGTTAATGGTCAAGCGCAGCAGCACTTAACCGTGCCATTACAAGCCCTGCATAACAACCGCTTATATCTGGTTGACGAAGAGAATAGACTACAGCTGCAAGAGGTTGAAGTCCTGTTTATTCGCGATCAAGTTGCAGCTATTAAAGCCAAGGGTCTAAAAGCTAACGCCCTGGATACAAGCGTCTTGAAAGCCGGTCAGCAAATTGTATTATCCGATATTATCCCGGTGGCGAGTGGCTTAAAGCTGACGCCAGTGGTATGGGCTGAGGATAAATAA
- a CDS encoding 8-oxoguanine deaminase, translating into MQVKSLRLWIKNPLDCLDPAYAGGIVIQDDIIVELVRAGAEPVSPVADIVDASQHVLIPGLINSHHHFYQTLTRAFPAALNKELFPWLQSLYPVWAKLTPEMIATSTQIALSELLLSGCTTASDHHYLFPDGLEHAIDIQVEQAKKLGIRVHLTRGSMSLGEDQGGLPPRTTIQSDAEILDDSLRLIKEYHQYEDGAMTRIALAPCSPFSVSEELMTATGKLAHENNVRLHTHLAETHDETEFCIKMFGVRPVDYLERVGWLNDRTWLAHGIHFNDEEITRLGGAGVGVCHCPSSNMILASGQCPTLALQAAGSPVGLGVDGSASNDGSNMIGEVRQALLLQRLRYGASEITHQKAFEWATKGSAGCLGRDDIGEIAVGKQADIALFKLDEIRFAGAGTPVAALLLCGATKADKVMVAGKWRVLDGEIVGLDLNQLIAKQIMLASQLANA; encoded by the coding sequence ATGCAAGTTAAATCATTGCGCCTGTGGATCAAAAATCCACTCGACTGTTTAGATCCCGCTTATGCTGGCGGTATTGTTATTCAAGACGACATTATCGTTGAACTCGTGCGTGCTGGCGCAGAGCCAGTTAGTCCAGTGGCTGATATTGTTGATGCCAGTCAGCATGTGCTGATCCCCGGCTTAATTAACAGTCACCACCATTTCTACCAAACCCTGACACGCGCTTTTCCTGCGGCACTAAACAAAGAATTATTCCCTTGGTTGCAAAGCTTATATCCAGTGTGGGCCAAATTAACGCCGGAAATGATCGCCACCTCAACGCAAATTGCCTTAAGTGAATTATTACTGTCGGGTTGTACCACAGCCAGTGATCATCATTATTTATTCCCTGATGGCCTTGAACATGCCATCGACATTCAAGTTGAACAAGCCAAAAAACTGGGGATTCGCGTACATTTAACCCGTGGTTCAATGAGTCTAGGGGAAGATCAAGGCGGCTTACCACCACGTACTACGATCCAGAGTGATGCTGAGATCTTGGATGATAGTCTGCGTTTGATTAAGGAGTATCACCAATATGAAGATGGCGCGATGACCCGTATCGCATTAGCACCTTGTTCACCGTTTTCGGTGAGTGAAGAGTTGATGACGGCGACCGGTAAGTTAGCTCACGAAAACAATGTACGCTTGCATACTCACTTAGCTGAAACCCATGACGAAACTGAGTTCTGTATTAAAATGTTTGGCGTACGGCCTGTTGATTACCTGGAACGTGTGGGTTGGTTAAACGACCGTACCTGGTTAGCGCACGGTATCCATTTTAATGATGAAGAAATAACGCGATTAGGTGGTGCTGGCGTTGGTGTTTGTCACTGCCCATCATCGAATATGATCTTAGCGTCAGGGCAATGTCCGACATTAGCACTGCAAGCCGCGGGTAGCCCTGTTGGTTTAGGGGTTGATGGTTCGGCGTCTAACGATGGTTCTAACATGATAGGCGAAGTACGCCAGGCGCTGTTATTACAACGACTGCGTTATGGTGCCAGTGAAATCACCCACCAAAAAGCTTTTGAATGGGCGACAAAAGGCTCGGCAGGTTGCTTAGGCCGTGATGATATTGGTGAGATAGCCGTGGGCAAGCAAGCTGATATTGCCTTGTTTAAACTCGATGAAATTCGTTTTGCAGGTGCAGGTACACCGGTTGCTGCCTTACTACTGTGTGGCGCGACTAAAGCCGATAAAGTCATGGTTGCCGGTAAATGGCGTGTGCTTGATGGTGAAATCGTCGGGCTGGATCTAAACCAGTTGATAGCAAAGCAGATCATGCTGGCTAGCCAGTTAGCTAACGCTTAA
- a CDS encoding dihydrofolate reductase family protein, with amino-acid sequence MSNSVFIATSLDGFIADKQGSIDWLHMIPNPDGDDMGYEAFVERIDAMVMGRNTLDMVLSFGVDWPYRKPVFVLSNTLTSVPEGYEDKIFLLKGDIKDVVEHINGLGFKRLYIDGGVTIQQFMQSDMIDELILTTIPVVLGGGSRLFGDLNAAVNFKLMNSEVLLDTIVQNQFVRAR; translated from the coding sequence ATGTCGAATAGCGTTTTTATAGCAACAAGTTTAGATGGGTTTATCGCAGATAAGCAAGGCAGTATAGATTGGTTACACATGATCCCGAACCCTGATGGTGATGACATGGGTTACGAGGCATTCGTTGAGCGTATTGATGCCATGGTGATGGGACGCAATACGTTAGACATGGTATTAAGTTTTGGCGTTGATTGGCCGTATAGAAAACCAGTATTTGTATTGAGTAACACCCTGACGTCAGTACCTGAAGGCTATGAGGATAAGATCTTCTTGCTCAAAGGTGACATTAAAGATGTTGTTGAACATATCAATGGTCTGGGTTTTAAGCGCTTGTATATTGATGGTGGCGTCACGATCCAACAGTTCATGCAATCGGATATGATTGACGAGTTAATTCTTACCACTATCCCTGTGGTACTGGGTGGCGGTTCTCGTTTGTTTGGTGATCTGAATGCAGCTGTTAATTTTAAATTGATGAACAGCGAAGTGCTCTTAGATACGATTGTACAAAATCAATTTGTGCGAGCTCGTTAA
- a CDS encoding helix-turn-helix domain-containing protein has translation MTICINLDVMMAKRKMRLKSLAQEVGITEANLSILKNGKAKAVRLSTLDKLCEVLDCQPGDILEFKVNSED, from the coding sequence ATGACTATTTGTATTAATTTAGATGTAATGATGGCTAAGCGAAAAATGCGCCTAAAAAGCCTGGCTCAAGAAGTCGGCATTACAGAAGCAAACCTCTCGATATTAAAAAATGGTAAAGCGAAAGCGGTCCGATTATCGACACTTGATAAACTTTGTGAAGTACTTGATTGTCAGCCTGGAGACATTCTTGAATTTAAAGTTAATAGTGAGGATTAG
- a CDS encoding DUF2975 domain-containing protein yields the protein MSKIQTQSRRARIFFQSLFIFTPIAVCYYWLTVETSYDFLTSWGIIQLSHDIDSYTQLPLTLTTRILATIASLFLCSIIMYALKVLINLFRSYERNEIFTLDNVMCYQKLGYSLFYWVAASVVYGALMSVILSFNNPPGERMLAIGFEGLDFLTLVLGFIILIISWVMKEGYILADESSHTV from the coding sequence ATGTCAAAAATTCAAACGCAAAGCCGTCGTGCACGTATATTTTTTCAAAGCCTATTTATTTTCACACCTATCGCAGTTTGTTATTACTGGTTAACAGTTGAAACATCATATGATTTTCTTACATCGTGGGGGATCATTCAGCTGAGTCATGATATCGATAGTTACACACAGTTACCGCTCACGTTAACAACGCGAATATTAGCGACCATTGCTAGCTTATTTTTATGTAGCATCATAATGTACGCACTTAAAGTATTGATTAATTTATTCCGTAGTTATGAACGCAATGAGATTTTTACGCTTGATAATGTGATGTGTTATCAAAAGTTAGGTTACAGCTTATTTTACTGGGTTGCAGCTTCAGTCGTTTACGGTGCATTGATGTCGGTTATCTTGTCGTTTAACAACCCACCTGGCGAACGCATGTTGGCGATTGGATTTGAAGGATTGGACTTTTTAACATTAGTACTTGGTTTTATCATCTTGATTATTTCATGGGTGATGAAGGAAGGTTATATTCTTGCTGATGAAAGCAGTCACACAGTTTAA